A single Crateriforma conspicua DNA region contains:
- a CDS encoding dockerin type I domain-containing protein has protein sequence MSRRQTTRRRLRLERLSNRRVLAAITGVVFDDVDHSFRRGDGENPLPQRLVFLDANENGDYDAGESFALTDAQGRFEFLDLDPGSYAVRLFDGAASQSQHFPAQLAATANQFSLTGLDSLHSDGQRIIGVDGTELVIADLNGAGVSRLGVGAALGDAATLSSERTLVIGAGADAGELFIANHQDQSIDTLDVGNAAEGQSRTWHKVAVDGDGRGLAIATVEESGESSTVVHSIDATDPGNISLLSTQQVVAADSQFVSSRSGPRSVLVTPGEDGVAVELWSNLTASPIPTTATEISGAGDVLDFDDAAGLLLLRDTSGGVTVVDVNNQFAPLFQFDDLAGPVRLDPARELLWAFSPIDSTLKVLELGGGNQIAQLPVEATSVGAISAFLPGRIDPSSGIESLALVGAAGIAEVKLQSPTAHRVTLTSEEAETRIGFGVRLVGSNQSPALANVPGLQTPEDQNLTVPAATIGSAIEDGDGDRVVVLPGPPSDHSDVTVNPDGSLIYRPVMDFNGNDVLQLILADGRSVTPIQIPVVVTSVPDDPTGVTIHLPSVAESVLIGAVLGSIDVHDPDGQDHTIQISDPRFGEIDGDIIFAGGQLDFEEEPIIQMELSIQDPDTQTVLTEQVTVSLIDANDPITGITPDRAFVSENAFGDIVAELIVEDQDVEQFYELSVDDERFTIEETHLRLAPGVALDYEAEKEVTVNVTAFDAFNDDRFTQAVTVVVRDEVEAPSDMTLDGDTVTEYVPGDVVGVLAIDGVARPNGYSFGVDDPSFEVVAGTLKLLPGSWVVRNDTPEIQVEITAQNDNAAIAPLVRSYVVTVLANDRPFHNEDQPLDVNGSNDITAQDALLVINYLNTYGPGPVGEGNPAMSYDVNGDGMVTALDVLLIVNRLNRGELVSTGGNNGGGQAEGEGAETDPPAEPKAFQMAQPKPAASSMAIDHPQAVDIVIRNHNDDDDDELDPWLDLLSNETV, from the coding sequence ATGTCCAGGCGGCAAACCACACGACGACGACTGCGGCTGGAACGGTTAAGCAACCGGCGGGTCTTGGCTGCGATCACGGGCGTCGTTTTCGACGACGTTGATCACAGTTTTCGTCGCGGCGACGGCGAAAATCCCCTGCCCCAGCGGCTGGTGTTTTTGGACGCCAACGAAAACGGCGACTACGACGCGGGTGAATCCTTTGCGTTGACCGATGCTCAGGGACGATTCGAATTCTTGGATCTGGATCCCGGCAGTTACGCGGTTCGGCTTTTCGATGGCGCGGCTTCTCAGTCGCAACATTTCCCGGCGCAGTTGGCCGCCACCGCGAACCAGTTTTCCTTGACCGGATTGGATTCCCTTCACAGTGACGGCCAGCGGATCATCGGCGTTGATGGTACGGAATTGGTCATCGCCGACCTGAATGGTGCGGGCGTCAGCCGATTGGGCGTCGGTGCGGCTTTGGGCGACGCGGCCACGCTTTCCAGCGAACGAACCTTGGTCATCGGCGCCGGCGCCGATGCCGGCGAACTGTTCATCGCCAATCACCAGGACCAGTCGATCGACACGTTGGATGTTGGTAACGCGGCCGAAGGCCAGTCGCGGACTTGGCACAAGGTTGCCGTCGACGGAGACGGGCGAGGTCTGGCGATCGCCACGGTCGAAGAATCCGGCGAATCATCGACCGTCGTTCATTCCATCGATGCGACCGATCCGGGCAACATTTCGCTTTTGTCGACACAGCAAGTTGTCGCGGCCGATAGCCAGTTTGTGTCCAGCCGCAGCGGCCCGCGCAGCGTCTTGGTCACCCCCGGTGAAGACGGCGTCGCGGTGGAATTGTGGAGCAATTTGACGGCGTCTCCGATTCCGACGACGGCGACCGAGATTTCCGGCGCCGGCGACGTCTTGGATTTCGACGACGCGGCCGGTTTGTTGTTGCTGCGGGACACCAGCGGTGGTGTCACCGTGGTCGACGTCAATAACCAATTTGCACCGCTGTTCCAGTTTGACGATCTGGCCGGTCCGGTTCGCCTGGATCCGGCGCGAGAACTGTTGTGGGCCTTTTCGCCGATCGACAGCACGCTGAAAGTATTGGAACTCGGGGGCGGCAACCAGATCGCACAGTTACCCGTCGAAGCGACCAGTGTTGGCGCAATCAGCGCGTTCCTGCCGGGCCGAATCGACCCTTCATCGGGCATCGAATCGTTGGCTCTGGTTGGTGCCGCAGGAATCGCGGAAGTCAAACTGCAATCGCCCACCGCTCATCGTGTCACGCTGACGTCCGAGGAAGCCGAAACGCGAATCGGTTTTGGCGTCCGTTTGGTTGGTTCGAATCAATCGCCGGCATTGGCCAATGTGCCCGGGCTGCAAACGCCCGAAGACCAGAACTTGACGGTGCCCGCCGCAACCATCGGATCGGCGATCGAAGACGGTGACGGTGATAGGGTCGTCGTGCTGCCTGGACCGCCCAGCGATCATTCCGACGTGACTGTTAACCCCGACGGCAGCCTGATCTATCGCCCGGTGATGGACTTCAACGGCAACGATGTGTTGCAGCTGATCTTGGCCGACGGGCGTTCGGTGACCCCCATTCAAATTCCGGTTGTGGTCACGTCGGTTCCCGACGATCCCACCGGCGTCACGATCCATTTGCCGTCGGTCGCCGAATCCGTGCTGATCGGTGCGGTCTTGGGTTCCATCGATGTCCATGATCCCGATGGGCAAGATCACACGATCCAAATCAGTGATCCGCGGTTCGGCGAAATCGACGGCGACATCATTTTCGCCGGCGGGCAGTTGGATTTCGAAGAAGAACCCATCATTCAGATGGAATTGTCCATCCAAGACCCCGACACCCAGACGGTCTTGACCGAACAAGTCACCGTGTCGCTGATTGACGCGAACGATCCGATCACCGGCATCACGCCGGACCGAGCGTTTGTTTCGGAAAACGCGTTCGGTGACATCGTGGCCGAATTGATTGTCGAAGACCAGGACGTCGAACAGTTTTACGAATTGTCGGTCGATGACGAACGGTTCACGATCGAAGAAACGCATTTGCGTCTGGCACCGGGCGTTGCGTTGGACTACGAGGCCGAAAAAGAGGTCACGGTCAATGTGACCGCGTTTGATGCGTTCAACGATGACCGATTCACCCAAGCGGTGACGGTGGTGGTCCGTGACGAAGTCGAAGCACCGTCCGACATGACTTTGGACGGCGACACGGTGACCGAGTACGTGCCGGGCGATGTGGTCGGCGTTCTGGCGATCGATGGCGTGGCCCGCCCCAACGGCTATTCCTTTGGCGTCGACGACCCCAGTTTTGAAGTCGTCGCGGGCACGTTGAAGCTGTTGCCGGGAAGCTGGGTCGTTCGGAACGACACCCCAGAAATCCAAGTCGAAATCACGGCGCAAAACGACAACGCCGCCATTGCACCGCTGGTGCGATCGTACGTCGTCACGGTGTTGGCCAATGACCGTCCGTTCCATAACGAAGACCAGCCGTTGGACGTCAACGGCAGCAACGACATCACGGCCCAAGACGCTTTGCTGGTGATCAATTACTTGAACACCTATGGTCCCGGACCCGTGGGCGAAGGGAACCCGGCGATGTCCTATGACGTCAACGGCGACGGCATGGTGACGGCGTTGGACGTGTTGTTGATCGTGAATCGGTTGAATCGCGGTGAACTGGTCAGCACCGGTGGAAACAATGGTGGCGGCCAAGCCGAGGGCGAGGGGGCGGAAACCGATCCACCGGCCGAACCCAAGGCGTTCCAAATGGCACAGCCGAAACCCGCGGCATCATCCATGGCAATCGATCATCCACAGGCCGTGGACATTGTCATCCGCAATCACAACGATGATGACGACGACGAACTGGATCCTTGGCTGGATCTGTTGTCCAACGAAACCGTCTAG